In one Kitasatospora cineracea genomic region, the following are encoded:
- a CDS encoding DUF742 domain-containing protein: protein MTPPDHSGQYGVPYAGSGHDAFGAPGVGHGQQPQYAPQFNGGQPYLPPQSDPRWYQQPDGYGQAHPGHEAFPDPGLPHRYEEQQPGHVEEYFDEEEDAEPLIRPFAMTGGRTRPRYELALEALVSAAVDPARMATLLPEHQRICALCATDVKSVAEISALLGLPLGVARILVADLAEAGLVAIHQPAAGGESGNQPDVTLLERVLSGLRKL, encoded by the coding sequence GTGACACCGCCCGACCACAGTGGCCAGTACGGCGTCCCGTACGCGGGCTCCGGCCACGACGCTTTCGGGGCTCCCGGCGTCGGCCACGGTCAGCAGCCGCAGTACGCGCCGCAGTTCAACGGCGGCCAGCCGTACCTGCCTCCGCAGTCCGACCCGCGCTGGTACCAGCAGCCGGACGGATACGGCCAGGCCCACCCCGGCCACGAGGCGTTCCCCGACCCCGGCCTGCCGCACCGCTACGAGGAGCAGCAGCCCGGCCACGTCGAGGAGTACTTCGACGAGGAGGAGGACGCCGAGCCGCTGATCCGGCCCTTCGCCATGACCGGCGGACGCACCCGGCCGCGCTACGAACTCGCGCTGGAGGCCCTGGTCTCCGCCGCGGTCGACCCGGCCCGGATGGCCACCCTGCTCCCCGAGCACCAGCGGATCTGCGCGCTGTGCGCCACCGACGTGAAGTCGGTCGCCGAGATCTCCGCGCTGCTCGGCCTCCCGCTGGGCGTGGCCCGCATCCTCGTGGCGGACCTGGCCGAGGCCGGCCTCGTCGCCATCCACCAGCCCGCAGCCGGCGGCGAATCCGGCAACCAGCCCGACGTCACGCTGCTCGAAAGGGTCCTCAGTGGACTTCGCAAGCTCTAA
- a CDS encoding GTP-binding protein yields the protein MDFASSNAAAAPSRATTSAKIVVAGGFGVGKTTLVGAVSEINPLRTEAVMTSASAGIDDLSHVSGKTTTTVAMDFGRITLDEDLILYLFGTPGQDRFWFMWDDLVRGAIGAVVLVDTRRLADCFPALDYFENSGLPFVVALNGFDGQQAHTPEEVREALQLNTEIPIITLDARRRDSAKSALITLVEHALLARLR from the coding sequence GTGGACTTCGCAAGCTCTAACGCGGCCGCCGCCCCCAGCCGCGCCACCACCTCCGCCAAGATCGTCGTCGCCGGCGGATTCGGCGTGGGCAAGACGACGCTCGTCGGCGCGGTCTCCGAGATCAACCCCCTGCGCACCGAAGCCGTCATGACCTCGGCCTCCGCCGGCATCGACGACCTCAGCCACGTCTCCGGCAAGACCACCACCACCGTCGCCATGGACTTCGGCCGCATCACCCTCGACGAAGACCTCATCCTCTACCTCTTCGGCACCCCCGGACAGGACCGCTTCTGGTTCATGTGGGACGACCTCGTCCGCGGAGCCATCGGCGCCGTCGTCCTCGTCGACACCCGCCGCCTCGCCGACTGCTTCCCCGCCCTCGACTACTTCGAGAACAGCGGCCTCCCCTTCGTCGTCGCCCTCAACGGCTTCGACGGACAACAGGCCCACACCCCCGAAGAAGTCCGCGAAGCACTCCAACTCAACACCGAAATCCCCATCATCACCCTCGACGCCCGACGACGCGACAGCGCCAAAAGCGCCCTCATCACCCTCGTCGAACACGCCCTCCTCGCCCGACTCCGGTGA
- a CDS encoding branched-chain amino acid aminotransferase codes for MSTPTPAPITFDLKPSAHPLSDEEREARLADPGFGRVFTDHMVTIRWTEGRGWHDAQLTPYAPLEVDPANMTLHYGQSIFEGLKAYRQADGSIATFRPEANAARFQSSARRLAMPELPIETFVEAVELLVQQDRDWVPSRPEQSLYLRPFMFATEVGLGVRPANSYLFMIIASPAGAYFSGGVKPVSVWLSEDYVRAAPGGTGAAKCAGNYAASLVAQAEAAAKGCDQVVWLDATEHKWVEEMGGMNLYFVLGEGENATVVTPELSGSLLPGITRDSLLALAADLGHGTEERKISTDEWKQGNADGTITEVFACGTAAVITPVGHVKSATADWTVGTGEPGPVTMRLRESLLAIQGGQTPDTHGWMHTIA; via the coding sequence ATGAGCACGCCCACCCCGGCGCCCATCACGTTCGACCTCAAGCCCTCCGCGCACCCCCTGTCCGACGAGGAGCGCGAGGCCCGACTGGCCGACCCCGGCTTCGGCCGGGTCTTCACCGACCACATGGTGACCATCCGCTGGACCGAGGGCCGCGGCTGGCACGACGCCCAGCTCACCCCGTACGCGCCGCTCGAGGTCGACCCGGCCAACATGACGCTGCACTACGGCCAGTCGATCTTCGAGGGCCTCAAGGCGTACCGGCAGGCCGACGGCTCCATCGCCACCTTCCGCCCGGAGGCCAACGCGGCCCGCTTCCAGTCCTCGGCCCGCCGGCTGGCGATGCCCGAGCTGCCGATCGAGACCTTCGTCGAGGCCGTCGAGCTGCTGGTCCAGCAGGACCGCGACTGGGTGCCCAGCCGGCCCGAGCAGAGCCTCTACCTGCGGCCCTTCATGTTCGCCACCGAGGTCGGCCTGGGCGTGCGCCCCGCCAACTCCTACCTGTTCATGATCATCGCCTCGCCGGCCGGCGCCTACTTCTCCGGCGGCGTCAAGCCCGTCTCGGTCTGGCTCTCCGAGGACTACGTCCGCGCCGCGCCCGGCGGCACCGGCGCCGCCAAGTGCGCCGGCAACTACGCGGCCTCCCTGGTCGCCCAGGCCGAGGCCGCCGCCAAGGGCTGCGACCAGGTGGTCTGGCTCGACGCCACCGAGCACAAGTGGGTCGAGGAGATGGGCGGCATGAACCTCTACTTCGTCCTCGGCGAGGGCGAGAACGCCACCGTCGTCACCCCCGAACTCTCCGGCTCGCTGCTCCCCGGCATCACCCGCGACTCCCTGCTCGCCCTCGCCGCCGACCTCGGCCACGGCACCGAGGAGCGGAAGATCTCCACCGACGAGTGGAAGCAGGGCAACGCCGACGGCACCATCACCGAGGTCTTCGCCTGCGGCACCGCCGCCGTCATCACCCCCGTCGGCCACGTCAAGTCCGCCACCGCCGACTGGACCGTCGGCACCGGCGAGCCCGGCCCCGTCACCATGCGGCTGCGCGAGTCGCTGCTCGCCATCCAGGGCGGCCAGACCCCGGACACCCACGGCTGGATGCACACCATCGCCTGA
- a CDS encoding S8 family peptidase produces the protein MRTPLGLLAALALLAPAAPAAAARPPQGPSTTVFVELTTEPAATAWQRARDDARRRLRTPDQTRRAAATAGSTQRAAADRSLDALTAALRRAAPDARPLYRTRTLASGLALRLPAAEVPRLAALPGVRSVRPVTPKRRANGYSVPLTGAPQVWDGPEGHTGEGVRIGIVDSGIDYTHADFGGPGTVEAYRAVDGAKPAPAALFPNAKVIGGKDLVGDDYDPDPAADHYQPDPHPDDNPLDCAANGHGTHVAGTAAGYGVTADGKPYRGPYRPGLDPAGFEVAPGAAPGAQLYAIKVFGCEGSTDQLAAALDLAADPNGDGDLSDRLDVVNLSLGSPYGRPGDADALAADRLAALGTVVVAASGNEGDVYGVGGSPGTAARVLTAAASVDPHGDADGITVLAPANLAGEVPAHWSSKYTRWDSAEVSGQLAVPADQSDGCRPFTPADADRLRGKVAVLRWTTKDPDRACGSAPRADHAADAGAVGALYAADGDNLGEIAGDDRIPAAILARADGERLLSALGGGPVTVRLATPGNPLHGAVPQDQPQRTDTLTSFTSRGIGVDGIVKPDLAAPGETIWSAKAGTGTGGMREDGTSMATPHLSGLAALVRSAHPDYDAAEVKAALMDTATDTYLHDGRTGPVYGPERTGSGRVRADAAVRTPVLAYGTRTEGAVGVSFGVVEATGAATATREVTVRNLGDRPLSYATGYAPATTLPGAAFGISPARVDLPPHGSATVTVTLRLGHDLGRAPDPTLDLLQAGRARSYRGELSGRLTLTPDDGTLPPLRVPLFAAPRAATDATALGTAATFAVSGNPRPGLLTALQPGGEGPRWPDCPAADTDLCVDDPAERAANLHYAAAAVDGHGTLYLAAVLWAPAATPAGALGVRASLDTDGDGTPDATVVADRLKGSDVLIARTLDARTGAELDVQPLNGRWGDTDTALLDSDTLLLPVRLAALPPLTHPRYTVWTGPTEDPADALDTLGPHPFDPALPTPVLVPTRPGQVLRTPLTNALVIHHLNPVGSRVQSLGPNGG, from the coding sequence GTGCGCACCCCCCTCGGCCTCCTCGCCGCCCTCGCCCTGCTCGCCCCGGCCGCCCCGGCGGCCGCCGCCCGGCCGCCCCAGGGCCCGAGCACCACCGTGTTCGTCGAACTCACCACCGAGCCCGCCGCCACCGCCTGGCAGCGGGCCCGGGACGACGCCCGCCGCCGACTGCGCACCCCCGACCAGACCCGGCGCGCCGCCGCCACCGCGGGCAGCACCCAACGGGCCGCCGCCGACCGCTCGTTGGACGCGCTCACCGCCGCCCTGCGGCGCGCCGCCCCCGACGCCCGCCCGCTCTACCGCACCCGCACCCTGGCCAGCGGCCTCGCGCTGCGGCTGCCCGCCGCCGAAGTGCCCCGGCTGGCCGCCCTGCCCGGCGTCCGCTCGGTGCGCCCCGTCACGCCCAAGCGGCGCGCCAACGGCTACTCGGTGCCGCTCACCGGCGCCCCGCAGGTCTGGGACGGCCCCGAGGGCCACACCGGCGAGGGCGTCCGGATCGGCATCGTCGACTCCGGCATCGACTACACCCACGCCGACTTCGGCGGCCCCGGCACCGTCGAGGCGTACCGCGCCGTCGACGGCGCCAAGCCCGCCCCCGCCGCCCTGTTCCCGAACGCCAAGGTGATCGGCGGCAAGGACCTGGTCGGCGACGACTACGACCCCGACCCGGCCGCCGACCACTACCAGCCCGACCCGCACCCCGACGACAACCCGCTCGACTGCGCCGCCAACGGCCACGGCACCCACGTGGCCGGCACCGCCGCCGGGTACGGCGTCACCGCCGACGGCAAGCCCTACCGCGGCCCCTACCGGCCCGGCCTGGACCCGGCCGGCTTCGAGGTCGCCCCCGGCGCGGCCCCCGGCGCCCAGCTCTACGCGATCAAGGTGTTCGGCTGCGAGGGCTCCACCGACCAGCTCGCCGCCGCCCTCGACCTGGCCGCCGACCCGAACGGCGACGGCGACCTCTCCGACCGCCTCGACGTGGTCAACCTCTCGCTCGGCAGCCCCTACGGCCGCCCCGGCGACGCCGACGCGCTCGCCGCCGACCGGCTCGCCGCGCTCGGCACCGTGGTGGTCGCCGCCTCCGGCAACGAGGGCGACGTGTACGGCGTCGGCGGCAGCCCCGGCACCGCCGCCCGGGTCCTCACCGCCGCCGCCTCGGTCGACCCGCACGGCGACGCCGACGGCATCACCGTGCTCGCCCCCGCGAACCTGGCCGGCGAAGTCCCCGCGCACTGGAGCAGCAAGTACACCCGCTGGGACAGCGCCGAGGTCAGCGGCCAACTCGCCGTCCCCGCAGACCAGTCGGACGGCTGCCGGCCCTTCACCCCCGCCGACGCCGACCGGCTGCGCGGCAAGGTCGCCGTGCTGCGCTGGACCACCAAGGACCCGGACCGGGCCTGCGGCTCCGCCCCGCGCGCCGACCACGCCGCCGACGCCGGAGCGGTCGGCGCGCTCTACGCCGCCGACGGCGACAACCTCGGCGAGATCGCCGGGGACGACCGGATCCCGGCCGCGATCCTGGCCCGCGCCGACGGCGAGCGGCTGCTGTCCGCCCTCGGCGGCGGCCCGGTCACCGTCCGGCTCGCCACCCCCGGCAACCCGCTGCACGGCGCCGTCCCGCAGGACCAGCCGCAGCGCACCGACACCCTGACCTCCTTCACCTCCCGCGGCATCGGCGTCGACGGCATCGTCAAACCCGACCTGGCCGCCCCCGGCGAGACCATCTGGTCCGCCAAGGCCGGCACCGGCACCGGCGGCATGCGCGAGGACGGCACCTCGATGGCCACCCCGCACCTGTCCGGCCTGGCCGCCCTGGTCCGCTCCGCGCACCCCGACTACGACGCCGCCGAGGTCAAGGCCGCGCTGATGGACACCGCCACCGACACCTACCTGCACGACGGCCGCACCGGCCCGGTGTACGGGCCCGAACGCACCGGCAGCGGCCGGGTCCGGGCCGACGCCGCCGTCCGCACCCCCGTCCTCGCCTACGGCACCCGGACCGAGGGCGCGGTCGGCGTCTCCTTCGGCGTGGTCGAGGCCACCGGCGCGGCCACCGCCACCCGCGAGGTGACCGTCCGCAACCTCGGCGACCGCCCGCTGAGCTACGCCACCGGCTACGCGCCCGCCACCACGCTGCCCGGCGCCGCCTTCGGGATCTCCCCCGCCCGGGTCGACCTGCCGCCGCACGGCAGCGCCACCGTCACCGTCACCCTCCGGCTCGGCCACGACCTCGGCCGCGCCCCCGACCCCACCCTCGACCTGCTCCAGGCCGGCCGCGCCCGCAGCTACCGCGGCGAGCTCTCCGGCCGGCTCACCCTCACCCCCGACGACGGCACCCTCCCGCCGCTGCGCGTCCCGCTGTTCGCCGCCCCGCGCGCCGCCACCGACGCCACCGCGCTCGGCACCGCCGCCACCTTCGCCGTCTCCGGGAACCCCCGCCCCGGCCTGCTCACCGCCCTCCAGCCGGGCGGCGAAGGACCGCGCTGGCCCGACTGCCCCGCCGCCGACACCGACCTCTGCGTCGACGACCCCGCCGAACGCGCCGCCAACCTCCACTACGCGGCCGCCGCCGTCGACGGCCACGGCACGCTCTACCTCGCCGCCGTCCTGTGGGCCCCCGCCGCCACCCCCGCCGGCGCCCTCGGCGTGCGCGCCTCGCTCGACACCGACGGCGACGGCACCCCCGACGCCACCGTGGTCGCCGACCGCCTCAAGGGCAGCGACGTGCTGATCGCCCGCACCCTGGACGCCCGCACCGGCGCCGAACTCGACGTCCAGCCGCTCAACGGCCGCTGGGGCGACACCGACACCGCGCTGCTCGACTCCGACACCCTGCTGCTGCCCGTCCGCCTCGCCGCCCTCCCGCCGCTCACCCACCCCCGCTACACGGTGTGGACCGGCCCCACCGAGGACCCGGCCGACGCCCTCGACACCCTCGGCCCGCACCCCTTCGACCCGGCCCTGCCCACCCCCGTCCTCGTCCCCACCCGCCCCGGCCAGGTCCTGCGCACCCCGCTCACGAACGCGTTGGTCATCCACCACCTCAACCCGGTCGGCAGCCGGGTCCAGTCGCTCGGCCCGAACGGCGGTTGA
- a CDS encoding Uma2 family endonuclease, translated as MTAAMHDATDVWRSPEDELLEAFLALDTPQGFKAELIEGEIVVTPPPDGDHETAIGRIVKQVFQQCTEDFDFGPGKGLVVPSGRFIPDGTFVLPDAMAGKGSWSTPDGVVMTVEVTSTNPAKDRGAKRRGYAAAGIPLYLLVDRKAGQVVLHSHPEGGDYTATTSVPFGDPLLLPKPFGFELATDRLG; from the coding sequence ATGACCGCCGCGATGCACGACGCCACCGACGTCTGGCGCAGTCCGGAGGATGAGCTCCTCGAAGCCTTCCTGGCCCTGGACACCCCGCAGGGGTTCAAGGCCGAGCTCATCGAGGGGGAGATCGTCGTGACGCCACCGCCGGACGGAGACCACGAGACCGCGATCGGCCGGATCGTCAAGCAGGTTTTCCAGCAGTGCACGGAGGACTTCGACTTCGGGCCGGGCAAGGGCCTGGTGGTGCCGAGCGGCCGGTTCATCCCGGACGGCACGTTCGTCCTGCCCGATGCGATGGCCGGCAAAGGATCGTGGTCCACTCCCGACGGGGTGGTGATGACCGTGGAGGTCACGTCCACGAACCCCGCCAAGGACCGTGGGGCCAAACGCAGGGGCTACGCCGCAGCGGGGATCCCGCTGTACCTGCTGGTGGACCGGAAGGCCGGTCAGGTCGTGCTGCACAGCCACCCCGAAGGCGGCGACTACACCGCCACCACCTCCGTCCCGTTCGGGGACCCGCTGTTGCTGCCGAAGCCGTTCGGGTTCGAGCTGGCGACCGATCGGCTGGGCTGA
- the cimA gene encoding citramalate synthase — MTEANSRPSDGFHVFDTTLRDGAQREGINLTVADKLAIARHLDEFGVGFIEGGWPGANPRDTEFFARAQAELEFKHARLVAFGATRRAGGKAAEDPQLAALVASGAPVVTLVAKSHDRHVELALRTTLEENLEMVRDSVEYLRAQDRRVFIDCEHFFDGYKANPEYALAVVRTAHQAGADVVVLCDTNGGMLPSGVREIVATVLAETGARLGIHAQDDTGCAVANTLAAVDAGATHVQCTANGYGERVGNANLFPVTAALELKYDRRVLPAGSLAEMTRISHAIAEVVNLTPSTHQPYVGFSAFAHKAGLHASAIKVDPDLYQHIDPELVGNTMRMLVSDMAGRASIELKGKELGYDLTGDRDLAGRVVARVKAQENLGYTYEAADASFELLLRDEVNGGERQRYFELESWRTISEQGPNGFAGNEATVKLWAKGERKVATGEGNGPVDALDRALRTALEPIYPALAKLELVDYKVRILEGQHGTGSKTRVLIESTDGTATWSTVGVADNVIGASWVALEDAYTYGLLRVGQQP; from the coding sequence ATGACCGAGGCCAACAGCCGCCCCAGCGACGGTTTCCACGTCTTCGACACCACGCTCCGCGACGGCGCCCAGCGCGAGGGCATCAACCTCACGGTGGCCGACAAGCTGGCGATCGCGCGCCACCTGGACGAGTTCGGGGTCGGCTTCATCGAGGGCGGCTGGCCCGGCGCCAACCCCCGGGACACCGAGTTCTTCGCCCGCGCCCAGGCCGAGCTGGAGTTCAAGCACGCTCGACTGGTCGCGTTCGGCGCCACCCGCCGGGCCGGCGGGAAGGCCGCCGAGGACCCGCAGCTGGCCGCGCTGGTGGCGTCCGGCGCGCCGGTGGTGACGCTGGTGGCGAAGTCGCACGACCGGCACGTGGAGCTGGCGCTGCGCACCACGCTGGAGGAGAACCTGGAGATGGTCCGGGACAGCGTGGAGTACCTGCGCGCCCAGGACCGCCGGGTGTTCATCGACTGCGAGCACTTCTTCGACGGCTACAAGGCGAACCCGGAGTACGCCCTGGCCGTGGTGCGCACCGCGCACCAGGCGGGGGCGGACGTGGTCGTGCTGTGCGACACCAACGGCGGCATGCTGCCGTCCGGGGTGCGCGAGATCGTCGCCACCGTGCTCGCGGAGACCGGCGCCCGCCTCGGCATCCACGCCCAGGACGACACCGGCTGCGCGGTGGCCAACACGCTGGCCGCGGTGGACGCCGGGGCCACCCACGTGCAGTGCACGGCCAACGGCTACGGCGAGCGGGTCGGCAACGCCAACCTGTTCCCGGTCACGGCGGCGCTGGAGCTCAAGTACGACCGCCGGGTGCTCCCGGCCGGCTCGCTGGCCGAGATGACCCGGATCTCGCACGCCATCGCCGAGGTGGTGAACCTGACGCCGTCCACCCACCAGCCGTACGTGGGCTTCTCGGCGTTCGCGCACAAGGCGGGCCTGCACGCCTCCGCGATCAAGGTCGACCCGGACCTGTACCAGCACATCGACCCGGAGCTGGTCGGCAACACCATGCGGATGCTGGTGTCCGACATGGCGGGGCGGGCGTCGATCGAGCTGAAGGGCAAGGAGCTGGGCTACGACCTGACCGGCGACCGCGACCTGGCGGGCCGGGTGGTGGCCCGGGTGAAGGCGCAGGAGAACCTCGGCTACACCTACGAGGCGGCGGACGCCTCGTTCGAACTGCTGCTGCGCGACGAGGTGAACGGCGGCGAGCGGCAGCGGTACTTCGAGCTGGAGTCCTGGCGGACCATCAGCGAGCAGGGGCCGAACGGTTTCGCGGGCAACGAGGCGACCGTGAAGCTGTGGGCGAAGGGCGAGCGGAAGGTCGCCACCGGCGAGGGCAACGGTCCGGTGGACGCGCTGGACCGGGCGCTGCGGACGGCGCTGGAGCCGATCTACCCGGCGCTGGCGAAGCTGGAGCTGGTGGACTACAAGGTCCGGATCCTGGAGGGCCAGCACGGCACCGGTTCGAAGACCCGGGTGCTGATCGAGTCCACCGACGGCACCGCGACCTGGTCGACGGTCGGCGTCGCGGACAACGTGATCGGCGCGTCCTGGGTGGCGCTGGAGGACGCGTACACCTACGGGCTGCTGAGGGTCGGTCAGCAGCCGTAA
- a CDS encoding roadblock/LC7 domain-containing protein, whose amino-acid sequence MSQAAQNLNWLITNFVDNTPGVSHTVVVSADGLLLCMSEGFPRDRADQLAAVASGLTSLTSGASRIFEGGDVTQTVVEMERGFLFLMAISDGSALAVLASPDSDIGLVGYEMALLVDRAGAVLTPALRAELQGSLLH is encoded by the coding sequence ATGAGCCAGGCCGCACAGAACCTGAACTGGCTGATCACCAATTTCGTGGACAACACCCCCGGGGTGTCCCACACCGTGGTGGTCTCCGCCGACGGTCTGCTGCTGTGCATGTCCGAGGGCTTCCCCCGGGACCGCGCCGACCAGCTGGCCGCCGTCGCCTCCGGCCTCACCTCGCTGACCTCGGGTGCCAGCCGCATCTTCGAGGGCGGCGACGTGACCCAGACCGTGGTCGAGATGGAGCGCGGCTTCCTGTTCCTGATGGCGATCAGCGACGGCTCCGCGCTCGCGGTCCTCGCCTCGCCGGACTCCGACATCGGTCTCGTCGGCTACGAGATGGCCCTCCTGGTGGACCGCGCCGGCGCGGTCCTGACGCCCGCGCTGCGGGCCGAACTCCAGGGCAGTCTCCTGCACTGA
- a CDS encoding 3-isopropylmalate dehydrogenase, translating to MSRTIRLAVIPGDGIGQEVVAEGLKVLRAALPSDTKLETTEYDLGARLYHRTGETLPDAVLEELKGQDAILLGAIGDPSVPSGVLERGLLLKLRFAFDHHINLRPGKLFPNVKSPLAGDPQIDFVVVREGTEGPYVGNGGTLRTGTPQEVATEVSLNTAFGIERVVRDAYRRAQARPRKKLTLVHKNNVLVHAGHLWTRIFEQVGREFPEVTTDYLHVDAATIFFVTQPERFDVIVTDNLFGDILTDLAAAVTGGIGLAASGNINPSGDFPSMFEPVHGSAPDIAGQGKADPTATVLSVAMLLEHLGYAVEAAAVEAAVAADLTERTGTRSTSEVGDALAARVSG from the coding sequence ATGTCTCGCACCATTCGTCTCGCAGTGATCCCGGGTGACGGCATCGGCCAGGAGGTCGTGGCCGAGGGCCTCAAGGTGCTCCGCGCCGCCCTGCCCTCCGACACCAAGCTGGAGACCACCGAGTACGACCTCGGTGCACGGCTCTACCACCGCACCGGGGAGACCCTCCCGGACGCGGTCCTGGAGGAGCTCAAGGGCCAGGACGCGATCCTGCTCGGCGCCATCGGCGACCCGAGCGTGCCGTCCGGGGTGCTGGAGCGCGGGCTGCTGCTCAAGCTGCGGTTCGCCTTCGACCACCACATCAACCTGCGCCCGGGCAAGCTCTTCCCGAACGTGAAGTCGCCGCTCGCCGGAGACCCGCAGATCGACTTCGTGGTGGTCCGCGAGGGCACCGAGGGCCCGTACGTCGGCAACGGCGGCACGCTGCGCACCGGCACCCCGCAGGAGGTCGCCACCGAGGTCTCGCTGAACACCGCGTTCGGCATCGAGCGGGTCGTCCGGGACGCCTACCGCCGGGCCCAGGCCCGCCCGCGCAAGAAGCTCACCCTGGTCCACAAGAACAACGTGCTGGTGCACGCCGGCCACCTGTGGACCCGGATCTTCGAGCAGGTCGGCCGGGAGTTCCCCGAGGTCACCACCGACTACCTGCACGTCGACGCGGCGACGATCTTCTTCGTCACCCAGCCCGAGCGCTTCGACGTGATCGTCACCGACAACCTGTTCGGCGACATCCTCACCGACCTCGCCGCGGCCGTCACCGGCGGCATCGGCCTGGCCGCGTCCGGCAACATCAACCCGAGCGGCGACTTCCCGTCGATGTTCGAGCCGGTGCACGGCTCGGCCCCGGACATCGCCGGCCAGGGCAAGGCCGACCCGACCGCCACCGTGCTGTCCGTCGCCATGCTGCTGGAGCACCTCGGCTACGCCGTCGAGGCCGCCGCCGTCGAGGCCGCGGTCGCCGCGGACCTCACCGAGCGCACCGGCACCCGCTCCACCTCCGAGGTCGGCGACGCGCTCGCCGCCCGAGTATCCGGCTGA
- a CDS encoding Uma2 family endonuclease, with the protein MDDEGLTPYPDWIRPPVGGYRAEDLDRLPDAPPHTELIAGSLVFTAPRTRWETRTTGLLHGALEAAPAGWEVWRSMTVVLDERNRPEPDLMVVGARADWGPKDTSCRAGDVLLVVEVASTESMERDREVKPRKYAAAGIRYFWRVENVDDRPVVYTYELDPSTNSYVPTGIFHDRLKVEHPFPVEVELV; encoded by the coding sequence ATGGACGACGAAGGGCTCACGCCGTACCCGGACTGGATCCGACCGCCGGTGGGCGGTTACCGGGCGGAGGACCTGGACCGGCTCCCCGACGCCCCTCCGCACACCGAACTGATCGCCGGGAGCCTGGTCTTCACCGCCCCGCGGACCAGGTGGGAGACCCGGACCACGGGTCTGCTCCACGGCGCGCTGGAGGCCGCGCCAGCCGGCTGGGAAGTCTGGCGCTCGATGACCGTCGTCCTCGACGAACGGAACCGTCCGGAACCGGACCTGATGGTGGTCGGTGCGCGCGCGGACTGGGGCCCGAAGGACACCTCCTGCCGTGCTGGGGACGTGCTACTCGTCGTCGAGGTGGCCTCCACGGAGTCCATGGAGCGCGACCGCGAGGTCAAGCCCCGCAAGTACGCCGCCGCCGGCATCCGGTACTTCTGGCGGGTGGAGAACGTCGACGACCGCCCCGTCGTCTACACCTACGAGTTGGACCCGTCCACCAACAGCTACGTGCCCACCGGGATCTTCCACGACCGCCTCAAGGTCGAGCACCCGTTCCCGGTCGAGGTCGAGCTGGTCTGA